The Longimicrobiales bacterium genome has a window encoding:
- a CDS encoding YbaB/EbfC family nucleoid-associated protein: MTNFQQLFQLGQQVQAQLSQLQTELGNRTVTSTAGGGMVTVTADGKGRVREIRIDPSVVDPGDVEMLEDLVIAAVNEAQQRAEKIYEEEMKKVAGGFPLPFNFPNLP, from the coding sequence ATGACGAACTTCCAGCAGCTTTTCCAGCTGGGCCAGCAGGTGCAGGCGCAGCTTTCCCAGCTCCAGACGGAGCTCGGCAACCGCACCGTCACGTCCACCGCCGGCGGCGGGATGGTGACGGTCACAGCGGACGGCAAGGGCCGCGTGCGCGAGATCCGCATCGATCCCTCGGTCGTCGATCCGGGCGACGTGGAGATGCTCGAGGATCTGGTGATCGCCGCCGTAAACGAGGCGCAGCAGCGCGCCGAGAAGATCTACGAAGAGGAGATGAAGAAGGTCGCGGGTGGGTTCCCGCTGCCGTTCAATTTTCCTAATCTTCCGTGA
- a CDS encoding recombination mediator RecR has protein sequence MSVIDELTSELARLPGIGRKTALRLTYHLLKRPPEDIRRLARSLDDVAERVRACSCCGNLTERDPCDLCTSPRRDASSICVVEEASDIMAIERTGEYGGMYHVLGGRLSPLDGIGPDELNVAALLRRIGVPAQTAGRAGAEDAGPAAGNAADASVVREVIVATNPSVEGEATALYLQRVLQPLGVSVTRLARGLPMGGDLEYADGVTIAQAFAGRREL, from the coding sequence GTGAGCGTAATCGACGAGCTGACATCCGAGCTCGCGCGACTGCCCGGGATCGGGCGCAAGACGGCGCTCCGACTCACCTATCACCTGTTGAAGCGGCCGCCGGAGGATATCCGGCGGCTTGCGCGCTCGCTCGACGATGTCGCGGAGCGGGTGCGCGCGTGTTCGTGCTGCGGCAATCTGACGGAGCGGGACCCGTGCGACCTGTGCACGAGCCCGCGTCGTGATGCCTCCTCGATCTGCGTGGTCGAAGAGGCGTCCGACATCATGGCTATCGAGCGGACCGGCGAGTACGGCGGTATGTACCACGTGCTGGGCGGTCGACTCTCCCCGCTCGACGGCATCGGCCCCGATGAGCTGAACGTTGCCGCGCTCCTGCGTCGCATCGGTGTGCCGGCGCAGACCGCGGGGCGGGCGGGCGCTGAAGACGCCGGCCCGGCGGCCGGTAACGCGGCGGACGCCTCCGTCGTGCGCGAGGTCATCGTGGCGACCAATCCCAGTGTGGAAGGGGAGGCCACGGCGTTGTACCTTCAGAGGGTCCTGCAGCCGCTGGGCGTGAGCGTGACACGCCTCGCCCGCGGTCTGCCGATGGGCGGTGACCTGGAGTACGCGGACGGCGTCACGATTGCGCAGGCATTTGCGGGGCGGCGGGAACTCTAA
- a CDS encoding roadblock/LC7 domain-containing protein, protein MKVTPDSLKSLGADDVAAFEELLREFVTDTGALCTMLVDRTGRLLAQAGDTSGLDGVAFASLASADFAASDQLAELLGEAEFTSLYHHGAERSMFLAEIGGAAILAALFDTRTTLGMVRITTRSLVPRFAECFARLAESGPSGQVVQMETGWANEAESEIDRLFAEE, encoded by the coding sequence GTGAAGGTGACCCCGGACAGTCTGAAGTCCCTCGGCGCCGATGATGTCGCTGCGTTCGAGGAGCTCCTGCGTGAATTCGTTACGGACACCGGCGCGCTGTGCACCATGCTTGTGGATCGCACCGGTCGTCTGCTCGCTCAGGCCGGTGATACATCGGGTCTGGACGGTGTCGCCTTCGCGTCGCTTGCCTCGGCCGACTTCGCCGCCAGCGACCAGCTCGCGGAGCTGCTCGGCGAAGCGGAATTCACCTCGCTCTATCATCATGGCGCTGAACGTTCCATGTTCCTCGCGGAAATTGGCGGTGCGGCCATTCTCGCCGCCCTCTTTGACACCCGTACGACCCTGGGAATGGTCCGCATTACGACTAGGTCTCTCGTGCCGCGGTTCGCCGAATGTTTTGCACGCCTCGCCGAAAGCGGTCCGTCCGGGCAGGTAGTCCAGATGGAGACAGGCTGGGCGAATGAAGCCGAATCCGAAATCGATCGTCTCTTCGCAGAGGAGTAG
- a CDS encoding gliding-motility protein MglA codes for MSMINYASREINCKLVYYGPGLGGKTTNLEYVYNKVNPETRGKLISLATEQERTLFFDFLPVDLGSIRGFKTRFHLYTVPGQVYYNASRRLILKGVDGLVFVADSQAERMDANIAALENLYENLSDYGYDPYQLPIVLQWNKRDLPNSVPVDELRRQLNPMGLPEFEAVAVNGVGVFDTLKAVSKLVLKSLS; via the coding sequence ATGTCGATGATCAACTACGCCAGCCGCGAGATCAACTGCAAGCTCGTCTATTACGGCCCGGGGCTGGGCGGCAAGACCACGAACCTCGAGTACGTCTACAACAAGGTCAATCCGGAGACGCGCGGGAAGCTCATCTCCCTCGCGACCGAGCAGGAGCGCACGCTCTTCTTCGATTTCCTGCCCGTCGACCTCGGCTCCATCCGTGGCTTCAAAACCCGATTCCATCTCTATACCGTACCCGGTCAGGTCTATTACAATGCGTCGCGGCGCCTCATTCTGAAGGGCGTCGACGGCCTGGTCTTCGTCGCCGACTCGCAGGCAGAGCGCATGGACGCAAACATCGCGGCGCTCGAGAACCTGTACGAGAACCTGTCCGACTACGGTTACGATCCCTACCAGCTGCCCATCGTGCTGCAGTGGAACAAGCGGGATCTGCCGAATTCCGTGCCGGTCGACGAGCTCCGCCGTCAGCTCAACCCGATGGGTCTCCCCGAGTTCGAGGCGGTCGCGGTCAACGGCGTCGGCGTGTTCGACACGCTCAAGGCCGTGAGCAAGCTCGTCCTGAAATCGCTGAGCTGA
- a CDS encoding CDP-alcohol phosphatidyltransferase family protein translates to MAFERSALPNAITIARIALAPVVGFLAFVPTFTARLVAFILFLIAAFSDLWDGHLARKYGWISDFGKLVDPIADKLLLVMTFLPFYILSQREGDPHGQLVAIGTMPLWILLVIFGRELLITIIRSVAANRGVVIPAGKSGKLKAVFQNIFIGTALFWLAINSAALNLGWYGMQSWTYWTWFHGFVFMTSLAIAVFLTVYSLVVYLREWRKLVA, encoded by the coding sequence ATGGCGTTCGAACGCAGCGCGCTCCCGAACGCGATCACGATCGCCCGCATCGCGCTGGCGCCGGTCGTCGGCTTCCTGGCATTCGTGCCGACGTTTACCGCCAGGCTCGTCGCATTCATCCTGTTTCTGATCGCGGCGTTCTCGGACCTCTGGGACGGCCATCTCGCACGCAAGTACGGCTGGATCTCCGACTTCGGAAAGCTCGTCGACCCGATCGCCGACAAGTTGCTGCTGGTCATGACCTTCCTGCCGTTCTACATTCTGTCGCAGCGCGAGGGCGATCCGCACGGCCAGCTCGTCGCCATCGGCACCATGCCTCTCTGGATCCTGCTCGTGATCTTCGGCCGTGAGCTCCTCATTACCATCATCCGCTCCGTCGCGGCCAATCGCGGTGTCGTCATTCCGGCGGGGAAGAGCGGCAAGCTCAAGGCGGTGTTTCAGAACATCTTCATCGGCACCGCTCTGTTCTGGCTGGCGATCAACAGCGCCGCTCTCAATCTCGGGTGGTACGGCATGCAGTCATGGACGTACTGGACGTGGTTTCACGGCTTCGTGTTCATGACGTCACTCGCGATCGCGGTGTTCCTGACTGTATATAGTCTCGTCGTGTATCTGCGCGAATGGCGCAAGCTGGTCGCGTAG
- a CDS encoding competence/damage-inducible protein A, with amino-acid sequence MTPAVEILAVGDELLLGATIDTNASWIAQRLAREGIRIARKTTVGDDDGAIGDALAAALHRTRVVLCTGGLGPTRDDLTRDAVARVYGREQHIDEGWMAVLRERYATRGIPMPEVNRVQAMLPEGALLLHNANGSAPGVALDDDALGLTILMPGVPSEMRGLMDSHVVPLLLKRMRAARPIQSRMLRTAGISEAALAERIDDIAQDLMPLSLAFLPQVAGVDLRMTCGSDVPDADALLDRALTRLTERLTDNVYARDDSDLATVVGSLLRAGGLKLALAESCTGGLVSKRMSDEPGASDYLLAAFVTYHNDAKRQFLGVRSETLAMHGAVSEQCAREMAEGARTATGADVAVSVTGIAGPGGGSDEKPVGTVWYAVALEPDVARRLGAAEPTTARRFIHPGGRSDVRDRAAQTALDMLRRALSHG; translated from the coding sequence TTGACTCCAGCCGTGGAAATCCTCGCAGTAGGCGATGAGCTGCTGCTCGGCGCGACCATCGATACCAACGCATCCTGGATCGCGCAGCGTCTGGCACGCGAAGGCATCCGCATCGCACGCAAGACGACGGTGGGCGACGATGATGGAGCGATCGGTGATGCCCTGGCCGCTGCGCTGCACCGGACGCGTGTCGTCCTCTGCACCGGCGGCCTCGGTCCGACGCGCGACGACCTGACGCGCGATGCTGTGGCGCGGGTGTACGGCCGCGAACAGCACATCGATGAGGGATGGATGGCCGTGCTGCGCGAGCGCTACGCGACGCGCGGCATCCCGATGCCCGAAGTGAATCGTGTCCAGGCCATGCTCCCCGAAGGCGCGTTACTGCTGCACAATGCCAACGGCTCCGCGCCCGGCGTTGCGCTCGACGATGATGCGCTCGGCCTCACGATTCTCATGCCCGGCGTACCGTCGGAGATGCGCGGCCTGATGGACAGCCACGTCGTGCCGCTGCTGCTGAAACGCATGCGTGCGGCCCGTCCGATCCAGTCACGGATGCTGCGCACTGCCGGCATCAGTGAGGCCGCGCTCGCGGAGCGGATCGACGACATCGCACAGGACCTCATGCCGCTGTCGCTTGCGTTCCTCCCACAGGTCGCGGGCGTGGACCTGCGCATGACGTGTGGCAGTGACGTCCCCGACGCGGACGCACTGCTGGACCGCGCGCTCACGCGTCTCACCGAGCGCCTCACGGACAATGTCTACGCCCGCGACGACAGCGATCTGGCGACGGTTGTCGGCAGCCTGCTGCGTGCCGGCGGGCTGAAGCTGGCGCTCGCCGAGAGTTGCACGGGTGGGCTGGTGTCGAAGCGGATGAGCGACGAGCCCGGCGCCTCGGACTACCTGCTGGCCGCCTTCGTGACCTACCATAACGACGCGAAGCGCCAGTTCCTGGGGGTGCGCAGCGAGACGCTCGCCATGCATGGAGCCGTGAGCGAGCAGTGCGCCCGCGAGATGGCGGAGGGTGCGCGTACGGCGACCGGGGCGGACGTCGCGGTATCCGTCACGGGCATTGCGGGGCCCGGGGGCGGCTCGGACGAGAAGCCTGTCGGGACGGTGTGGTATGCGGTCGCGCTCGAACCGGACGTGGCGCGCAGGCTGGGCGCAGCTGAGCCCACGACCGCCCGCCGGTTCATCCATCCGGGTGGTCGCAGCGACGTCCGTGACCGCGCCGCGCAGACGGCTCTCGACATGCTCCGGCGCGCACTGAGCCACGGATGA
- a CDS encoding lysophospholipase, producing the protein MKRSDGSILGVGGLRLAYRTWEPPKSRATIIVVHGLGEHSGRYREFAARMAGYGMSTFAMDLRGHGLSDGRRGHVPSFDVFLQELDRFRREVEGLADLHVPMFLLGHSLGGLIAVRYQEEYNTRFEGAIIISPWLATAMSVPRWKANAAQALSKLLPALPFSAGIRPEHVSRDPDIVEAYRADPLVHDRVTPRFFTEVSAAMGLALQRSDRIQEPLLFMAAGDDRLVDTERSLRFARSLTAPDLTVKVYPGHYHELLNELDRASIHREIRDWIAARV; encoded by the coding sequence ATGAAACGGAGCGACGGCTCCATTCTCGGTGTCGGCGGGCTGCGCCTGGCGTACCGCACATGGGAACCGCCCAAATCCCGTGCGACGATCATCGTCGTACACGGACTGGGCGAGCACTCCGGCCGGTACAGAGAGTTTGCGGCGCGGATGGCCGGCTACGGCATGTCCACGTTCGCCATGGACCTGCGCGGCCATGGCCTTTCCGACGGGCGCCGCGGCCATGTGCCGTCGTTCGACGTCTTCCTCCAGGAGCTCGATCGGTTCCGCCGCGAGGTCGAGGGTCTCGCCGATCTCCACGTGCCCATGTTTCTACTCGGCCATTCGCTCGGCGGCCTCATCGCGGTGCGGTATCAGGAGGAGTACAACACGCGGTTCGAGGGCGCAATCATCATCTCGCCGTGGCTCGCCACCGCCATGAGCGTTCCGCGCTGGAAGGCAAACGCCGCTCAGGCCCTCTCGAAGCTGCTGCCCGCACTGCCATTCAGTGCAGGCATCCGTCCCGAGCACGTCAGCCGCGATCCCGACATCGTCGAGGCCTACAGGGCCGATCCGCTCGTGCACGATCGCGTTACGCCCCGCTTCTTCACCGAGGTCTCGGCCGCCATGGGTCTCGCGCTGCAGCGCAGTGACCGCATCCAGGAGCCGCTGCTCTTCATGGCCGCCGGTGACGACCGCCTCGTCGACACCGAGAGGTCCCTCCGCTTCGCACGCTCCCTGACCGCTCCCGACCTCACCGTGAAGGTCTATCCAGGCCATTACCATGAGTTGCTGAACGAGCTGGACCGAGCGAGCATCCACCGCGAGATCCGCGACTGGATCGCCGCCCGCGTCTAG
- a CDS encoding nucleotide exchange factor GrpE, with translation MTAKHFDGEDVLNRDDTEPGSIADGDASLDSDPPNVTSTQPPAEEITDGNDAEHEAEQIESDIDELRRDFSTLSDRHIRLAAEFDNYRKRVERERADTWTRAQGDLAARLLDTLDDLERFTQHAAESDDALLQGVQLVERKLRQSLQAAGLEEVAADGARFDPNSMEAVAMVPVDSHEEDDVVSDVFQRGYRFKGSLIRPARVRVKKHGA, from the coding sequence ATGACTGCAAAGCATTTCGATGGTGAAGACGTATTGAATCGCGACGACACGGAGCCCGGCAGCATTGCCGACGGTGACGCCTCGCTCGACAGCGATCCGCCGAATGTGACTTCGACCCAGCCGCCCGCGGAGGAGATCACGGACGGCAACGACGCGGAGCATGAGGCGGAGCAGATCGAGTCGGACATCGATGAACTGCGCCGCGATTTTTCGACACTCTCCGATCGGCACATCCGCCTGGCCGCGGAATTCGACAACTATCGCAAGCGCGTGGAGCGCGAGCGGGCGGACACCTGGACACGCGCACAGGGCGATCTGGCCGCGCGGCTGCTCGATACGCTCGATGACCTGGAGCGCTTCACGCAACACGCGGCGGAGTCCGATGACGCGCTGCTTCAGGGTGTGCAGCTCGTCGAGCGCAAGCTGCGCCAGTCGCTCCAGGCGGCGGGGCTCGAGGAAGTCGCGGCCGACGGCGCGCGTTTCGACCCCAACTCCATGGAGGCCGTCGCGATGGTGCCCGTGGACTCGCACGAGGAAGACGACGTGGTGAGCGATGTCTTCCAGCGCGGCTATCGCTTCAAGGGCAGCCTGATCCGTCCGGCCCGCGTGCGAGTGAAGAAGCACGGGGCCTGA
- the dnaJ gene encoding molecular chaperone DnaJ: MPPNTAKDYYNVLGVPEGAAADDIKKAYRKLAKKYHPDANPNDPKAADRFKEVGEAYSVLSDEAKRKQYDTMRKNPFGNFGFGGARPGGARPGGAAAGTYTTTGEQGFSFEDLGDLGGLGDIFSSIFDRGGKRRQQRAGAPGARTARGRDVEYLVEISFNVAVRGGKVQLTVPMTDDCTVCNGTGAAPGARLQTCTECRGSGNITFGQGGFAVSRPCPVCLGRGQVPSERCSACNGSGQVSENRQILLSVPAGVDSGSKLRLSGQGEKGSAGAPPGDLIITFKVQPHHFFRRDGLDIHCTVPINVAQAMLGSKIRVRTVDDKKVALRIPPGTQSNTRFRIPGQGVEKSGRRGDQYVQVKVDVPATLTPEQERLMKEFADAAELRY; the protein is encoded by the coding sequence ATGCCGCCCAACACCGCCAAGGATTACTACAACGTTCTCGGCGTGCCCGAAGGCGCGGCCGCGGACGATATCAAGAAGGCGTACCGCAAGCTCGCGAAGAAGTACCATCCCGATGCGAACCCGAACGATCCGAAGGCCGCGGATCGGTTCAAGGAGGTCGGCGAGGCGTACTCCGTGCTGTCGGACGAGGCGAAGCGCAAGCAGTACGACACGATGCGCAAGAATCCGTTCGGCAACTTCGGCTTCGGCGGCGCGCGGCCGGGAGGGGCACGGCCGGGCGGGGCCGCGGCCGGCACCTACACGACCACGGGAGAGCAGGGCTTCAGCTTCGAAGACCTCGGTGACCTCGGCGGCCTCGGCGACATCTTCAGCTCCATCTTCGATCGCGGCGGCAAGCGCCGGCAGCAGCGTGCCGGCGCACCCGGTGCACGCACGGCCCGCGGCCGCGACGTCGAGTATCTCGTGGAGATCTCGTTCAACGTAGCGGTGCGCGGTGGCAAGGTTCAGCTCACCGTGCCCATGACGGACGACTGTACCGTCTGCAATGGCACGGGTGCCGCGCCGGGCGCCCGCCTCCAGACCTGCACCGAGTGCCGCGGCTCCGGCAACATCACATTCGGCCAGGGCGGCTTCGCTGTGAGCCGACCGTGTCCGGTGTGCCTCGGCCGTGGCCAGGTGCCCAGCGAGCGCTGCAGCGCGTGCAACGGTTCCGGTCAGGTCAGCGAGAACCGGCAGATCCTGCTCAGTGTCCCCGCTGGCGTTGACAGCGGCTCCAAACTCCGGCTGTCAGGACAGGGAGAGAAGGGAAGTGCCGGCGCACCGCCGGGCGACCTGATCATCACGTTCAAGGTCCAGCCGCACCACTTCTTCCGTCGCGATGGGCTCGACATCCACTGCACCGTCCCGATCAACGTCGCGCAGGCGATGCTCGGCTCGAAGATCCGCGTGCGCACGGTCGACGACAAGAAAGTCGCGCTGCGGATCCCGCCCGGCACGCAGTCCAACACGCGCTTCCGCATCCCAGGACAGGGCGTCGAGAAGAGCGGCCGGCGCGGCGACCAGTACGTGCAGGTGAAGGTCGATGTGCCGGCCACGCTCACACCGGAGCAGGAGCGGCTCATGAAGGAATTTGCGGACGCAGCCGAACTGCGCTACTGA
- the mnmA gene encoding tRNA 2-thiouridine(34) synthase MnmA: MATVLVAMSGGVDSSVAAALLVEQGHRVIGATMKTFCYTDANSSGKTCCGLDGIMDARRVAESLDVPHYVFDMEESFGRSVIDDFVNEYASGRTPNPCVRCNSNTKIPDLLRRARKLGCDAIATGHYARIAGSPDDVRLLRGRDAGKDQTYFLWGVPREVLPYLRFPVGELTKPQVRERARQLGLATAEKPESQEICFVPDGDYARFLGRRLGDDHDSLQPGALVTTDGTVVGEHGGYARYTVGQRRGLGGGRGRALFVLGVHPASNEVVVGAHEELYRDDVSIGDLNWLTTPPHAGESVRVQVRHRAVAVDAVVEEINDEVLSLQLTEPQRAITPGQSGVIYRGDVLVGGGRIR, encoded by the coding sequence ATGGCTACCGTACTCGTTGCAATGAGCGGAGGCGTGGACTCGTCGGTCGCGGCGGCCCTGCTCGTCGAGCAGGGACACCGCGTGATCGGTGCGACCATGAAGACATTCTGCTACACGGATGCGAATTCGTCCGGCAAGACCTGCTGCGGGCTCGACGGCATAATGGATGCCCGCCGCGTGGCGGAATCTCTTGATGTGCCGCATTACGTGTTCGACATGGAGGAGTCGTTCGGCCGGTCCGTGATCGACGACTTCGTGAACGAGTACGCGTCCGGCCGTACACCCAATCCGTGCGTGCGCTGTAACTCCAATACGAAGATTCCCGACCTTCTGCGTCGCGCGCGCAAGCTCGGTTGCGATGCAATCGCGACCGGTCACTATGCACGGATCGCCGGCTCCCCCGACGACGTGCGCCTCCTCCGCGGCCGCGATGCCGGGAAGGACCAGACGTACTTCCTGTGGGGCGTGCCGCGCGAGGTGCTGCCGTATCTGCGCTTTCCGGTGGGCGAACTGACGAAGCCTCAGGTGCGCGAGCGCGCCCGCCAGCTCGGCCTCGCCACGGCCGAGAAGCCGGAGTCGCAGGAGATCTGCTTCGTGCCGGACGGGGACTACGCCCGCTTCCTTGGACGACGCCTGGGTGACGACCACGATTCGCTCCAGCCGGGAGCCCTGGTGACGACCGATGGCACGGTCGTCGGTGAGCATGGCGGTTATGCGCGCTACACGGTGGGGCAGCGACGCGGTCTGGGTGGCGGGCGCGGGCGCGCACTGTTCGTGCTCGGGGTGCACCCGGCGAGCAACGAGGTGGTTGTGGGCGCACATGAGGAGCTGTACCGCGACGACGTCTCGATCGGCGATCTGAACTGGCTGACCACACCGCCGCATGCCGGCGAAAGTGTACGCGTCCAGGTGCGGCACCGGGCGGTGGCAGTGGACGCTGTGGTAGAGGAGATCAACGATGAGGTGTTGTCGCTTCAGCTGACGGAGCCGCAGCGAGCGATCACGCCCGGCCAGTCAGGGGTGATCTACCGCGGGGACGTGCTCGTGGGTGGCGGCCGCATTCGCTAG
- a CDS encoding cysteine desulfurase family protein has product MSVKFVYLDHAATTPLRPEVLEAMSPYFDERFGNPSSMHRWGRQARNALEQARERLASAIGATRREVVFTGGGTEADNLAVLGRWRSACSNGSRGAAVVCSAIEHKAVGAAAQCAASEGAELITLGVDEEGRVDLDAVGEALQVKPCVVSVMWANNEVGTIEPVAEIGTRCREAGVAFHTDAVQSFAKLRVRVDETPCDLLSLSAHKIAGPKGIGALYIREGTHVLPLVHGGGQERELRPGTENVAAAVGFAVAAELAAAEQEEEAARLASLRDRLKHGLLELVPELVVNGPGRNVLPNILNVTVPGADQEGLLIGLDLEGVAASGASACQSGTIKPSHVLAAMGRIADGDASVRLSLGRPTTAEEIELAIAAFGRVVEQLRVEA; this is encoded by the coding sequence ATGTCCGTGAAATTCGTCTATCTCGACCATGCGGCCACCACACCGCTGCGACCCGAAGTCCTCGAGGCGATGTCGCCCTATTTCGACGAGCGCTTCGGCAACCCGTCCAGCATGCACCGCTGGGGCCGACAGGCGCGCAATGCGCTGGAACAGGCGCGGGAGCGTCTGGCGTCCGCCATCGGGGCAACGCGCCGCGAAGTGGTCTTTACAGGGGGTGGCACGGAGGCCGATAACCTGGCGGTCCTGGGCCGCTGGCGTTCCGCGTGCAGCAACGGCAGCCGAGGCGCCGCCGTGGTGTGCTCGGCGATCGAGCACAAGGCGGTAGGCGCGGCCGCCCAGTGCGCGGCGAGCGAGGGCGCGGAGCTGATCACGCTGGGCGTGGACGAAGAGGGCCGCGTCGACCTGGACGCGGTCGGGGAGGCGCTGCAGGTGAAGCCCTGCGTGGTGAGCGTCATGTGGGCCAACAACGAGGTCGGCACGATCGAGCCCGTCGCGGAGATCGGGACGCGCTGCCGCGAGGCGGGCGTCGCCTTCCACACCGATGCAGTGCAGTCGTTTGCGAAGCTGCGCGTGCGGGTGGACGAAACGCCGTGCGACCTGCTGTCGCTCAGTGCACACAAGATTGCGGGCCCGAAAGGCATCGGTGCGCTCTACATCCGCGAAGGCACGCACGTTCTGCCGCTCGTCCACGGCGGTGGTCAGGAACGGGAGCTCCGGCCAGGCACGGAAAACGTCGCCGCCGCAGTCGGGTTCGCGGTCGCGGCCGAGCTGGCCGCTGCGGAGCAGGAGGAGGAAGCCGCTCGACTCGCCTCCCTCCGCGATCGCCTGAAGCATGGCCTGCTGGAGCTGGTGCCCGAGCTGGTGGTGAACGGGCCCGGGCGAAACGTGCTGCCCAATATCCTGAACGTCACCGTGCCGGGCGCGGACCAGGAAGGGCTTCTGATCGGCCTCGATCTGGAGGGCGTTGCCGCGTCCGGCGCGTCGGCGTGTCAGAGCGGAACGATCAAGCCGTCGCACGTCCTCGCGGCGATGGGCCGCATCGCCGACGGCGACGCGTCAGTGAGGCTGTCGCTCGGCCGGCCGACGACAGCGGAAGAGATCGAGCTTGCGATCGCAGCGTTCGGGCGCGTGGTGGAGCAGCTGCGGGTCGAGGCGTAG
- the bshB1 gene encoding bacillithiol biosynthesis deacetylase BshB1: MTDLLAIMAHPDDAELLCAGALLATAAHGGQAAVLDLTGGERGSWGTASRRSDEAAAAADVLGLAARRNAGLPDGALTSSPEARHTVAAHIRALRPATVVLHWPDARHPDHRAASEIGRDACFLAGVRNADIEGEPFRPHKVVFALTYAEHGPKPTVVLDISDHMERKLDAIFAFGSQFEGRTALGDVFGGDRPIREQILAYHAYYGSLIRKAYGEPYWTKETVRVEDLGALDVSSF, from the coding sequence ATGACAGACCTTCTCGCCATCATGGCGCATCCCGACGACGCCGAGCTGCTTTGTGCCGGCGCCCTGCTGGCCACGGCCGCGCACGGCGGCCAGGCGGCAGTCCTGGACCTCACGGGCGGCGAGCGTGGCAGCTGGGGCACGGCCTCACGCCGATCCGATGAGGCAGCCGCGGCAGCGGACGTCCTCGGCCTGGCAGCGCGCCGAAACGCCGGCCTGCCGGATGGTGCGCTCACCAGCTCACCAGAGGCGCGCCACACGGTGGCGGCTCACATACGGGCGCTACGGCCTGCCACGGTCGTTCTGCACTGGCCGGACGCCCGGCACCCCGACCACCGGGCCGCGAGCGAGATCGGCCGGGATGCCTGCTTCCTGGCCGGTGTGCGCAACGCCGACATCGAGGGCGAGCCGTTCCGGCCGCACAAGGTCGTCTTTGCGCTGACGTACGCCGAGCATGGCCCGAAGCCGACCGTCGTGCTGGACATCAGCGATCACATGGAGCGGAAGCTGGACGCCATCTTCGCGTTCGGCTCCCAGTTCGAGGGGAGGACCGCGCTCGGTGATGTGTTCGGCGGCGACCGCCCGATCCGCGAGCAGATCCTCGCCTATCACGCGTACTACGGCTCATTGATCCGCAAGGCGTATGGCGAGCCGTACTGGACGAAGGAGACGGTGCGGGTCGAGGACCTGGGCGCGCTAGACGTCAGCAGCTTCTGA